One Candidatus Niyogibacteria bacterium genomic region harbors:
- the sufC gene encoding Fe-S cluster assembly ATPase SufC has product MPRLLEIKNLRVGIESKPILKNINFTLNSGETHVIMGPNGSGKSTLAMSIAGHPDYKIKKGEINFNGKKINGLKPEKRACLGIFLGFQTPPALEGVSFFSLMQAAGEARSIKRKTKNNTDIFGLRDEIGKRFSKIGLADDFIMRAVNDGASGGERKKLELAQMQMLGPRLAVFDEIDTGLDVDALKKIGEEISVFKDKGMAVILITHYQRILRYIKPDKVHIMIDGEIVKSGSADLAERIGESGYSYLKCPI; this is encoded by the coding sequence ATGCCCCGGCTTTTGGAAATAAAAAATTTGCGTGTCGGCATTGAAAGTAAGCCGATTTTAAAAAACATAAATTTCACGCTGAATTCCGGCGAAACCCATGTGATAATGGGCCCTAACGGTTCGGGCAAAAGCACTTTGGCTATGAGCATTGCCGGACACCCCGATTATAAAATTAAAAAAGGGGAGATAAATTTCAACGGGAAAAAAATAAACGGTTTAAAGCCCGAAAAGCGCGCTTGCCTCGGAATTTTTCTAGGATTTCAAACGCCCCCCGCCCTTGAAGGAGTGAGTTTTTTTTCTTTAATGCAGGCGGCGGGCGAAGCGCGAAGCATAAAACGAAAAACGAAAAATAATACCGACATTTTCGGATTAAGAGACGAAATCGGAAAAAGGTTTTCAAAAATAGGGCTTGCGGACGATTTCATAATGCGCGCCGTTAACGACGGGGCGTCAGGCGGCGAGAGAAAAAAACTGGAACTCGCGCAAATGCAGATGCTCGGGCCGCGCCTTGCCGTTTTTGACGAAATTGACACGGGTCTTGACGTTGACGCCTTAAAAAAAATCGGCGAGGAAATATCGGTTTTTAAAGACAAAGGCATGGCGGTGATTTTAATTACGCACTACCAAAGAATTTTGCGATATATCAAGCCGGATAAAGTCCATATTATGATTGATGGCGAAATCGTTAAAAGCGGTAGTGCGGATTTGGCCGAGCGTATAGGCGAGTCGGGCTATTCATACTTAAAATGCCCAATATAA
- a CDS encoding NAD(P)/FAD-dependent oxidoreductase produces MREKIVAIIGGGFAGVRAALDLARHKRDLKIILIDKNGYHSYTPDYYKLLSPSPDHKEHFSRAKFRLMFSSVTIPLAEIFEGSENVEIMIAEADGFNFKNKSVKLASGEEIKYDWLIIAAGSVSNFYGIPGLKSRALEFKTTADSLNVRNAIDEVFSRKAKQEAINIVVGGGGFTGCEVASEIINFTDQLSYLHGHPKDSVRVSIIEGSAMILGALGEWARKKAEERLKNLGVKIIVSDPVVDVQDGIISLKSGRPVAYDVLIWTAGVKANDLAEKITDIEKSKGSCIVVDKYLHPDKREDIFVLGDIAYCEGFDKKPLPMTAQTAISHGIYAAYSVKRKLCGRKVFKYHPRQSRFVMPLGGKYAVIDLGWLKLSGLFGWFLKRFIALGYFLSILPFKKALKIWLYGARF; encoded by the coding sequence ATGCGAGAAAAAATAGTGGCGATTATCGGCGGAGGATTCGCGGGCGTCAGAGCCGCGCTGGACTTGGCGCGGCATAAACGCGACCTTAAAATAATTCTTATTGATAAAAACGGATATCACTCTTATACGCCGGATTATTACAAACTTCTTTCTCCGTCACCCGACCACAAAGAGCATTTTAGTCGGGCTAAATTCCGTCTGATGTTTTCAAGCGTAACTATACCGCTTGCTGAAATTTTTGAGGGCAGCGAAAATGTTGAAATTATGATTGCCGAAGCGGACGGATTCAATTTTAAAAATAAATCCGTCAAACTGGCTTCGGGAGAAGAAATAAAATACGATTGGCTGATTATCGCGGCCGGGTCAGTCAGCAATTTTTACGGCATTCCGGGTCTGAAATCGCGCGCCTTGGAATTTAAAACCACGGCCGATTCTTTAAATGTCAGAAACGCCATTGACGAAGTTTTTTCGCGTAAGGCCAAGCAGGAGGCGATTAACATCGTGGTTGGTGGAGGCGGCTTTACCGGCTGCGAGGTTGCTTCGGAAATTATTAATTTCACGGACCAGCTTTCGTATTTGCATGGCCATCCGAAAGACAGCGTCCGCGTTTCAATCATTGAGGGTTCGGCTATGATTCTAGGGGCCTTGGGCGAGTGGGCCAGAAAAAAAGCCGAGGAGCGCCTGAAAAATTTGGGAGTGAAAATCATTGTCAGCGATCCGGTGGTGGACGTTCAAGACGGAATTATTTCTTTAAAAAGCGGACGGCCCGTCGCTTACGATGTTTTGATATGGACTGCCGGAGTCAAAGCCAATGATCTTGCGGAAAAAATAACCGATATTGAAAAAAGTAAAGGTTCTTGCATCGTCGTTGATAAATATCTGCATCCGGACAAGCGCGAGGATATTTTTGTCTTGGGAGATATCGCTTATTGCGAGGGTTTTGACAAAAAGCCGCTTCCCATGACGGCTCAAACGGCGATTTCGCATGGAATTTACGCCGCTTATTCCGTAAAAAGAAAACTTTGCGGCCGGAAGGTTTTTAAATACCATCCGCGCCAGTCGCGTTTTGTCATGCCCCTCGGAGGAAAATACGCCGTAATTGATTTGGGTTGGTTAAAATTAAGCGGACTTTTTGGCTGGTTTTTAAAACGCTTCATCGCTTTGGGCTATTTTTTGAGCATTTTGCCTTTTAAGAAAGCGTTAAAAATATGGCTTTACGGCGCGAGGTTTTAG
- the tsf gene encoding translation elongation factor Ts, translating into MSDLDTVRKLRLLCGASITGCKKALDESGGDFNKALEILKRKGVEFAAKKSQRETRAGVVDAYIHSDRKLGVLIEVRTETDFVSRNPEFRTFVHDLAMQAAAMEAEKIEDLMGQPFIKDQSKTVGDYLKEIISKFGENVEIAKFYRITL; encoded by the coding sequence ATGTCTGATTTGGATACGGTGCGAAAATTGCGTCTGCTATGCGGCGCGTCCATAACCGGATGTAAAAAGGCTCTGGATGAATCCGGCGGCGATTTCAATAAAGCTCTTGAAATTTTGAAGCGGAAAGGAGTTGAATTCGCTGCTAAAAAATCGCAGCGGGAAACGCGTGCCGGAGTGGTTGACGCTTATATCCATAGTGACCGGAAGCTCGGAGTTTTGATTGAGGTCAGGACCGAGACCGATTTTGTGTCCAGAAACCCGGAGTTCAGAACTTTTGTCCACGATTTAGCTATGCAGGCGGCAGCCATGGAAGCCGAAAAAATTGAAGATCTGATGGGCCAGCCGTTTATAAAAGACCAATCAAAAACGGTCGGGGATTATCTCAAAGAAATTATTTCCAAATTCGGCGAGAACGTAGAAATCGCTAAGTTTTATAGAATAACTTTATAA
- the rpsB gene encoding 30S ribosomal protein S2, whose translation MPEVDVKEAQTAAVVDPEIEEMFRAGLYLGYSRTRRHPKMKAYIFGLRNNVEVFDLEKVRGKLREAEEILKKIASEGGVLLLVGSKPSAALLVEKAGEELGMPYSARRWPGGLLTNFSVMRKRLDYLEDLKIKRSSGELAKYTKKEQLVLNDEIANLERKFAGLVSLKKIPDAVLIIDPCEEKTATRETKKIGLKTVGIVNTDCNPDSVVYIIPANDSAHSSIKYILDRLVAAFKSGAELIRVKTEEGSKKDV comes from the coding sequence ATGCCTGAAGTAGATGTAAAAGAGGCTCAAACAGCCGCGGTCGTTGATCCCGAAATAGAAGAAATGTTTCGGGCCGGTTTATATTTAGGTTATTCCCGAACGCGGCGTCATCCCAAAATGAAGGCTTATATATTCGGTTTACGCAATAATGTTGAGGTTTTTGATCTGGAGAAAGTCAGGGGGAAACTGCGCGAAGCCGAGGAGATTTTAAAAAAAATTGCTTCCGAAGGAGGGGTATTGCTTTTGGTTGGCTCCAAGCCGTCGGCCGCGCTTTTGGTGGAAAAAGCCGGCGAGGAATTGGGAATGCCTTATTCTGCCAGGCGCTGGCCCGGCGGGCTTTTGACTAATTTCAGCGTTATGCGCAAACGTCTTGATTACCTTGAGGATTTGAAGATTAAAAGATCTTCGGGAGAATTGGCCAAATACACTAAAAAAGAACAGCTGGTTTTAAACGACGAAATCGCCAATCTTGAGCGTAAATTCGCGGGTCTGGTTTCGTTAAAAAAAATACCTGATGCCGTTTTGATTATTGACCCGTGTGAGGAAAAAACAGCCACCCGCGAAACCAAAAAGATCGGTCTGAAAACAGTGGGTATCGTGAATACGGATTGCAATCCTGATTCGGTGGTTTATATCATTCCGGCCAATGACTCGGCTCATTCAAGTATAAAATATATTTTGGATCGATTGGTTGCGGCTTTTAAATCCGGCGCGGAATTAATCCGGGTTAAAACCGAAGAAGGGTCAAAAAAAGATGTCTGA
- the rpmE gene encoding 50S ribosomal protein L31: protein MKKDIHPAYFPSAAIKCACGKTYKVGSTKEKIEIEICANCHPFFTGKEKLIDTAGRVERFKAKRERAAKIAPKKKGKK from the coding sequence ATGAAAAAAGATATCCATCCGGCTTATTTCCCCAGTGCCGCAATAAAATGCGCCTGCGGCAAGACATATAAAGTCGGTTCAACCAAAGAAAAGATAGAGATTGAAATATGCGCTAATTGTCATCCGTTTTTTACCGGAAAGGAAAAACTCATTGATACCGCGGGCCGCGTAGAAAGATTCAAGGCTAAAAGAGAAAGGGCGGCTAAAATCGCGCCGAAAAAGAAAGGTAAAAAGTAA
- a CDS encoding PCRF domain-containing protein — protein sequence MAELTPQSIILEIRAGAGGQEASLFAAELANMYTKYAQKQNWKITLINSSPSELGGYKEAIIEISNPEAYAKLKQEAGVHRVQRIPATEKSGRIHTSTASVAILPIYPAQSFEIKPQDIEVEFTRSGGPGGQNVNKVETAVRITHKPSGIAVLSQDQRSQQSNREKAMNILRAKLIEMETEKKSGLITEQRREQIGTQDRSEKIRTYNFPQDRITDHRIGKKWHNIERILAGDLDPVVKAFQRQEK from the coding sequence ATGGCGGAACTAACACCTCAATCAATAATTCTTGAAATAAGAGCCGGCGCCGGCGGACAAGAGGCGTCGCTTTTTGCCGCAGAACTCGCGAATATGTATACCAAATACGCCCAGAAGCAAAACTGGAAAATAACGCTGATTAATTCTTCGCCAAGCGAGTTAGGCGGATATAAAGAAGCCATTATTGAAATATCAAATCCCGAGGCTTACGCCAAACTCAAGCAGGAGGCCGGAGTGCATCGGGTTCAACGGATTCCAGCCACGGAAAAATCCGGACGCATCCACACTTCAACCGCGTCAGTCGCTATTCTGCCTATTTATCCGGCACAGTCTTTTGAAATAAAACCGCAGGATATTGAAGTGGAATTCACCCGTTCCGGAGGTCCCGGCGGACAAAATGTAAATAAAGTTGAAACAGCCGTAAGAATAACCCACAAGCCGTCGGGTATCGCGGTGCTTTCGCAGGATCAGCGCTCGCAGCAGTCCAACCGCGAAAAAGCAATGAACATTTTGCGGGCAAAATTGATTGAAATGGAGACGGAGAAAAAATCCGGTTTAATTACCGAACAAAGGCGGGAACAAATCGGCACTCAAGACCGCTCGGAAAAAATACGCACTTATAATTTTCCGCAAGACCGCATCACCGACCACCGCATCGGCAAGAAATGGCACAATATTGAACGCATTTTGGCCGGCGATCTGGACCCGGTTGTTAAAGCTTTTCAACGGCAGGAAAAATAA
- a CDS encoding SDR family oxidoreductase, with protein sequence MRVGKTIVITGAAGGIGRAITRNLALIDDAWTRESMFFLCDCSEKFQDGGFQAFLKEAERKAFLRLMGAEASVEQNVSLILESTGKIDVLINAAGVLQKPAPLIKTDSEEVIRVFSVNFLTTFEWIKAVLPIMRERGYGRIVNFSSVMGSRGDAGNAIYAASKAALESLTKTLALEAPFNKNGHPFDITVNAVAPGIIDTSMTAGLPEAAWAEYKKRVPFHRKGAPEEVAEAVRFLITSSQFINGMILPVDGGYLAS encoded by the coding sequence ATGCGCGTGGGCAAGACGATAGTGATTACGGGCGCGGCCGGAGGCATTGGAAGAGCGATTACGAGGAATTTGGCTTTGATTGATGACGCTTGGACGCGCGAATCCATGTTTTTTCTTTGCGATTGCTCGGAAAAATTTCAGGACGGCGGATTTCAGGCATTTTTAAAAGAAGCGGAGAGAAAAGCGTTTTTAAGATTGATGGGAGCCGAGGCCTCGGTTGAGCAAAATGTTTCGCTGATTCTTGAGAGCACCGGGAAAATTGATGTTTTAATTAATGCCGCCGGAGTTTTGCAAAAACCGGCCCCGCTGATTAAGACCGACTCGGAAGAAGTAATAAGGGTTTTTAGCGTCAATTTTTTGACGACTTTTGAATGGATTAAGGCGGTTTTACCGATTATGCGCGAGCGCGGTTACGGCAGAATAGTTAATTTTTCATCAGTCATGGGCTCCCGAGGCGATGCCGGCAACGCGATTTACGCGGCATCAAAAGCGGCGCTTGAGAGTTTAACTAAGACCCTTGCTCTAGAGGCGCCGTTTAATAAAAACGGACATCCCTTTGACATCACTGTCAACGCGGTTGCTCCGGGTATTATTGATACTTCTATGACCGCCGGCCTTCCGGAAGCGGCTTGGGCAGAATACAAAAAGCGCGTGCCGTTTCATAGAAAAGGCGCGCCGGAAGAAGTGGCCGAAGCCGTGCGGTTTTTAATTACCTCCTCCCAGTTCATAAATGGAATGATTCTTCCGGTTGACGGCGGATATCTCGCGAGTTAG
- a CDS encoding lytic murein transglycosylase, which translates to MRKRTLLAVVSAAVSVGIFLITALAQTVSPEDVGNRRAELEKELSDLEGQIDGFRSLILGKQQESASFERDISILDAQIKKAQLEIKARDIAIKNIINSIGAKSVKIDELLSKVGREKNSLSELLRRLDELDHTSLIETLIGGDDLSEFFAELDNMEAVQQSIHESIALIRETKLITENEIDDLEARKAEENQLKSLQVLEKNRIEERETEKKNLLKITKGKEAEYQKVLSAKQKDAATIRSQLFLLTGSPDIPFERAVELANKAFQKTGVRPAFLLGVIAEESNLGANVGTGNWREDLSHSRCAKQRTAFQEITSELGLNPDLMPVSKKAWYGYCGGAMGPAQFIPTTWLLYKNLVARHTGHNPPNPWDAEDAFMASALLLKDNGAAEGTYQAERRAALRYLAGGNWSKPAYAFYGDDVMSLASKYQEQMNIILAQR; encoded by the coding sequence ATGCGTAAAAGAACATTACTCGCCGTAGTGTCCGCGGCAGTTAGCGTTGGAATTTTCTTGATTACGGCTTTGGCCCAAACCGTAAGTCCGGAAGATGTGGGTAACAGGCGGGCGGAACTTGAAAAGGAGCTTTCTGATTTAGAAGGGCAGATAGACGGTTTTCGCTCGCTGATTTTAGGAAAACAGCAGGAATCGGCAAGTTTTGAGCGCGATATCTCCATACTTGATGCCCAAATAAAAAAAGCCCAGCTTGAAATTAAGGCGCGGGATATTGCCATTAAAAATATTATAAACAGCATCGGCGCGAAGTCGGTCAAGATAGACGAACTCTTATCTAAAGTCGGGCGCGAGAAAAATTCTTTGTCTGAACTTTTGCGCCGTCTTGACGAGCTGGACCATACTTCTTTGATTGAAACGCTTATCGGAGGAGATGATCTTTCGGAATTTTTCGCCGAACTTGATAATATGGAAGCCGTACAGCAGTCAATTCACGAATCCATAGCTTTAATCAGAGAGACAAAGTTGATTACCGAGAACGAAATAGACGATTTGGAGGCCCGCAAGGCCGAAGAAAATCAGTTAAAATCCCTGCAGGTTTTGGAAAAAAACAGGATTGAGGAACGGGAGACCGAAAAGAAAAATCTGCTGAAAATTACCAAGGGCAAAGAAGCCGAATATCAGAAAGTTCTCTCGGCCAAACAAAAAGACGCCGCCACCATTCGCAGCCAGCTTTTTCTTTTAACCGGTTCTCCCGATATTCCTTTTGAGCGCGCAGTGGAACTTGCCAATAAGGCCTTCCAAAAAACAGGCGTCAGGCCGGCTTTTTTGCTTGGCGTAATTGCCGAAGAATCAAATCTTGGCGCCAATGTCGGGACCGGAAACTGGCGTGAAGATTTGAGCCATTCCAGATGCGCCAAACAGCGTACGGCTTTTCAGGAAATTACATCCGAATTGGGATTAAACCCGGATTTAATGCCCGTTTCAAAAAAGGCCTGGTATGGATATTGCGGAGGCGCCATGGGCCCCGCGCAATTCATACCCACAACCTGGCTTTTGTATAAAAATTTAGTCGCGCGTCATACCGGCCACAATCCGCCAAATCCCTGGGACGCCGAGGACGCTTTTATGGCTTCAGCTCTTCTTTTGAAAGACAACGGCGCGGCCGAAGGGACATATCAGGCCGAACGCCGCGCGGCCTTGAGATACTTGGCTGGCGGAAATTGGTCTAAGCCGGCTTACGCTTTTTACGGAGATGATGTGATGTCTTTGGCCTCAAAATATCAAGAACAGATGAATATAATTCTTGCGCAAAGATAG
- a CDS encoding 50S ribosomal protein L25, producing the protein MLVIKAKTRIVFGKKSKTLQKSGLIPAVVYGGTEKPQPLEIDLKDFQKTWEEAGESSLIELDFDGQKKNVLIKDIQRDSINGLPIHVDFYAVRMDKPIQAMVSITFIGESPAVKNLGGSLVKVMHEIEIEALPKDLPHELEVDISGLVAFNDRFLIKDLKLPAGVKVLAGSEDVMALVEEPKAEEEAPSEAPTLEGIEVVDKKGKKEEIAEEAAVEEKSGTKAGPPVKAKEEKRAKEAK; encoded by the coding sequence ATGCTGGTCATTAAAGCAAAAACCAGAATAGTTTTTGGCAAAAAATCCAAGACCCTTCAAAAGAGCGGCCTGATACCCGCCGTAGTTTATGGCGGAACGGAAAAGCCGCAGCCGCTGGAAATTGATTTAAAAGATTTCCAAAAAACTTGGGAAGAAGCCGGAGAATCAAGCTTGATTGAACTGGATTTTGACGGGCAGAAAAAAAATGTTTTGATAAAAGACATTCAGCGCGACTCTATAAACGGTTTACCTATACATGTTGATTTTTACGCCGTGCGAATGGATAAGCCGATTCAAGCCATGGTATCTATTACATTTATAGGTGAATCTCCGGCAGTCAAAAACTTAGGCGGTTCGCTTGTCAAAGTAATGCACGAAATTGAAATTGAGGCCCTGCCTAAAGATTTGCCTCACGAGCTTGAAGTGGATATTTCAGGACTAGTCGCTTTTAACGACAGATTTTTAATTAAAGATTTGAAATTGCCCGCGGGCGTTAAAGTTTTGGCCGGTTCCGAAGACGTGATGGCGCTGGTGGAAGAACCTAAAGCCGAAGAAGAGGCTCCGTCCGAAGCCCCGACTCTTGAGGGAATAGAAGTAGTAGATAAGAAGGGTAAAAAAGAAGAAATAGCTGAAGAAGCGGCGGTTGAAGAAAAATCAGGAACGAAAGCAGGGCCGCCCGTGAAAGCGAAAGAAGAGAAAAGAGCTAAGGAAGCTAAATAA
- a CDS encoding D-glycerate dehydrogenase — MAKVFVTRMIPEAGISKLKEAGHEVVVNPEDRVLDKSELITALKADKYDAVLCLLTDKIDGEVLDAAGKSAKIFANYAVGFDNIDLKAAEERGIMISNTPGVLTNTVAEHTFALMLAISHRVVEADKFTRAGKYDGWAPMMLLGNDLSGKTIGIVGLGRIGSRVAHHAVKGFDAKIIYNDIKRNGDFEREFGAIYKEKLEDLLREADYVSIHVPLLESTQHLINTERLSQMKPTAYLINTSRGPIVDETALAEALKNKTIRGAAIDVFEREPKLAPGLTELENVILTPHIASATEETRSAMSELAAENIIAALEGREPPDIVKNK, encoded by the coding sequence ATGGCAAAAGTTTTTGTTACCAGAATGATTCCTGAGGCCGGAATCAGTAAATTAAAAGAGGCGGGGCATGAAGTGGTGGTGAATCCAGAAGACAGAGTTTTGGATAAATCAGAGCTGATAACAGCCCTCAAAGCCGACAAATACGACGCGGTTTTATGTTTGCTGACGGATAAAATTGACGGCGAAGTACTAGACGCGGCGGGCAAAAGCGCAAAAATTTTCGCGAATTACGCCGTCGGTTTTGATAATATTGATTTGAAAGCGGCGGAGGAACGGGGGATTATGATTTCAAATACCCCCGGTGTTTTGACAAACACCGTAGCCGAACACACCTTCGCGCTTATGCTTGCGATTTCTCACCGCGTAGTTGAAGCGGATAAATTCACAAGAGCGGGAAAATACGACGGCTGGGCGCCGATGATGCTTTTGGGAAACGATTTATCGGGCAAAACAATCGGTATTGTCGGCCTTGGCAGAATTGGCTCTCGCGTCGCGCATCACGCCGTAAAAGGATTTGACGCTAAAATCATTTATAACGATATAAAACGAAACGGGGATTTTGAGCGCGAGTTCGGCGCGATTTACAAAGAAAAATTGGAGGATTTATTGCGAGAAGCCGATTATGTTTCTATTCATGTGCCTCTTTTGGAATCCACTCAACATCTGATTAACACTGAAAGATTGAGCCAGATGAAGCCGACTGCGTATTTGATAAACACTTCCCGCGGGCCGATCGTAGACGAAACCGCTTTGGCGGAAGCGCTTAAAAATAAAACCATACGCGGCGCGGCCATTGATGTTTTTGAACGGGAACCAAAACTTGCGCCGGGGCTAACTGAACTCGAAAATGTGATTTTAACTCCTCATATCGCGTCAGCCACCGAGGAGACCCGCTCGGCCATGTCCGAACTTGCCGCCGAAAATATCATTGCCGCCCTTGAAGGCCGCGAGCCGCCGGATATTGTAAAAAATAAGTAA
- a CDS encoding membrane dipeptidase has protein sequence MPRKKKGGKEMYYADSLGFLGLPGGKIQVDPELRLDLVHLTSVPPWAKTMDEALKAHNDFLKQIENQPRLRVVRSKEELDEFNTVDTYNNRTAVVLGMQHVPEDAEPDDIGKLYQAGIRVMGIAYDEKNSFGSGWKNPDMGLTKEGEKFLKALAENGMILDLSHASHQTAQDAIVFVIKNFAGLPVFASHTGVFQVYKHPRNLSISLLQQIADMGGVVGLLIQTFLLDEKDNSPEAFIKHFRYAIRELPADSVCIGSDAPHVNVGSEEARKNFNMKKSKLDPDGKMRVRFPEYVEDLTGPDMMEKIEDEISLSASLWKRIVGVLGKNLLRFFEKSL, from the coding sequence ATGCCTAGAAAAAAGAAAGGAGGTAAAGAGATGTATTACGCCGATTCTCTTGGGTTTTTGGGCCTGCCCGGCGGAAAAATTCAAGTTGACCCTGAATTACGGCTTGATTTGGTGCATTTAACTTCCGTGCCGCCGTGGGCAAAGACGATGGACGAGGCGCTTAAGGCGCATAATGATTTTTTGAAACAGATTGAAAATCAGCCGAGATTGAGGGTTGTACGGTCGAAAGAAGAGTTAGACGAGTTTAATACAGTTGACACTTATAATAACAGAACAGCCGTTGTTCTTGGTATGCAGCACGTGCCCGAAGATGCCGAGCCCGACGATATCGGTAAACTTTATCAGGCAGGAATTCGCGTAATGGGAATTGCTTATGATGAAAAGAATTCTTTTGGCAGCGGATGGAAAAATCCTGACATGGGACTAACAAAGGAAGGCGAAAAATTTCTTAAGGCCTTGGCGGAAAACGGAATGATTCTTGATCTTTCTCATGCCAGCCATCAGACGGCGCAAGATGCCATTGTATTCGTCATAAAAAATTTCGCTGGTTTGCCGGTGTTTGCGTCACACACGGGCGTTTTTCAGGTTTATAAACATCCGCGTAATCTCTCCATAAGTCTGCTTCAACAAATCGCGGATATGGGGGGCGTAGTCGGTTTACTTATTCAGACCTTTTTGCTTGACGAGAAGGACAACAGTCCCGAGGCCTTTATTAAGCATTTTCGGTACGCCATTCGAGAACTGCCGGCTGACAGCGTCTGCATTGGCAGTGATGCTCCGCACGTAAATGTCGGTTCGGAAGAAGCCAGGAAAAACTTTAATATGAAGAAATCAAAGCTGGACCCCGATGGAAAAATGCGGGTTCGTTTCCCAGAATATGTTGAAGATTTGACCGGGCCGGATATGATGGAAAAAATTGAAGACGAAATTAGTTTAAGCGCGTCTCTCTGGAAAAGGATAGTCGGAGTTCTTGGCAAAAACCTATTAAGATTTTTTGAAAAATCTTTGTGA
- a CDS encoding class II fructose-bisphosphate aldolase, producing the protein MGLKEWLAKALDEGWAMPHFNISNLVQLKGVVSACLSARSPVMIGTSEGEADFIRFKMARVMIDAAEEEAGLPIFLNADHFHGFEKAREAIDSGYDSVLIDLSRENYRKNLEETKRVVEYAKSVNPEISVEGELGYLVTESSKIYKESFEIPQESLTKPEEALKFVQETGVDRFAPAVGNLHGIAANEPKLDFELIKKLRAVLPSDTAMVLHGGSGVSDEQMREAVKSGFNNIHISTEIRAAYVDALRKMLQAAPEETTPYKIYKPVVEAVSAKVSEKLELFGSKNRV; encoded by the coding sequence ATGGGTTTAAAGGAATGGTTGGCTAAAGCTTTGGATGAGGGGTGGGCAATGCCGCATTTTAATATTTCTAATCTCGTCCAGTTAAAAGGGGTCGTTTCGGCTTGTTTAAGCGCGCGTTCGCCTGTAATGATAGGCACATCCGAAGGAGAGGCCGATTTCATCCGCTTTAAAATGGCTAGGGTCATGATTGACGCGGCTGAAGAAGAAGCGGGCCTGCCCATTTTTTTAAACGCCGACCATTTTCACGGTTTTGAAAAAGCGCGTGAGGCGATTGACTCCGGATACGATTCGGTTTTGATTGACTTGTCGCGCGAAAATTACAGAAAAAATCTGGAAGAAACAAAAAGAGTTGTTGAATACGCCAAATCCGTTAATCCGGAGATAAGCGTTGAGGGCGAGCTCGGCTATCTGGTCACCGAATCGTCAAAAATTTATAAAGAGTCATTTGAAATTCCGCAGGAAAGTTTGACCAAACCGGAAGAGGCGCTGAAATTCGTGCAGGAAACCGGCGTTGACCGTTTCGCGCCGGCCGTAGGAAATCTTCATGGTATTGCGGCCAACGAACCGAAACTTGATTTTGAACTTATTAAAAAACTGCGCGCGGTTTTGCCTTCTGATACGGCCATGGTTTTACACGGCGGCTCAGGCGTTTCCGATGAGCAAATGCGGGAGGCCGTGAAGTCGGGATTCAATAATATCCATATTTCAACCGAAATCCGCGCGGCATATGTTGACGCTCTTCGCAAAATGCTTCAAGCCGCGCCCGAAGAGACAACGCCTTATAAAATTTATAAACCGGTGGTTGAGGCGGTTTCCGCTAAAGTTTCGGAAAAGCTGGAACTTTTCGGGAGTAAAAACAGGGTCTGA